Genomic DNA from Thiosocius teredinicola:
CTGAACGCCTGGCGGACGGCGCAGCCGAACGCGGTCTGCAGGCGCGGCTGGTATCGGTCGAAGACTACCGCCCGCGCGAGCTGCTCAAGGAGCAGTTGCTGTATGTCGTGATCAGTACGCAGGGCGAGGGCGAGCCACCGGAGAGCGCGTTCGAACTGTTCCGTTATCTCAACGTGGGCAAGGCGCCGGACCTGAGCGGTCTGCAATACGCGATCTTCGGCCTCGGCGATTCGAGCTACGAGTTTTTCTGCCAGGCTGCAAAGGACCTCGACGAGCGCTTCGCTGCGCTGGGGGCGACGGCGGTCGCAGAGCGCGTCGATGCCGATGTCGACTACGACAACGCGGCGCAGAGCTGGCGAACGCAGGTGTTGCAGGAGGCCGAACGCCAGGTGCCCACTGCCGATGCGAGGGTCGTGCCGTTGCAGGCCGTGCGCACAACGCCGCGCCATGATCGCGGTCACCCCTATGTTGCCGAGGTGGTCGAGAACCGCCGCATCACCACGCACGATGCGCTGTCGTCGGTACACCATATCGCCCTCGATATCGATGCATCGGCGGTGAGTTACCAGCCCGGCGATGCGCTCGGGGTGTACTTCAACAATGCGCCGGCGCTGGTTGAGCGGGTTATTGCGGCAGGTGGTCTGACCGCCAGCCATGCGGTACAGGTCGATGACGCCACGATGCCGATCGAAGATGCGTTGTACCGGCATCTCGAACTCACGCAACTGCATCCTTCGGTCATCAAGGCATGGGCGGCTCTGGCCGGTGGGGAATCTTTGCAGCGGTTGTGTGCCGATGGGCAAGGCCTACGCGACTATGCTGCAAGCCACCAGGTCATCGACTTGTTGACCGAACACCCTGCGGGGATCGATGCACAGCAGCTCGTCGATGCCTTGCAGGCGCTGCAGCCACGACTCTATTCCATCGCATCGAGTCAGGATCTGTACCCGGACGAGGTGCATCTGACGGTGGCGAAACTCAGCTACGAGATCGGTGGCGAACCGCGACTGGGCGGTGCCTCGGGCTACCTGACCGAACGTCTGTCGACGGGCGAAGCCTTGCCTGTCTATGTTGCGCAGAACACGGCGTTTCGCCTGCCGGACGATCCCGATGTGCCGGTCATCATGATCGGCGCCGGAACCGGCATCGCGCCATTTCGCGCGTTTCTTCAGCAACGCGAGGCGAACGGAGTGAACGGCCGACAATGGCTGGTGTTCGGTAACCGGCATTTTCATCGCGACTTCCTGTACCAAACCGACTGGTTGGCCCATCGCAAGGCTGGACGTCTGGATCGCATCAGCCTGGCGTTTTCACGCGACAGCGACGATCGACCCTATGTGCAACGGCGGCTGCTGGATGAGGGCAAAGAGGTCTATCGCTGGTTGGACGATGGTGCGCGCATCTACGTGTGTGGCGGTTTGGCCATGGAAAAGGCCGTGCAGGCAAGTCTTGCCGAGATCGCGCAGACCCACGGTGGATTGGGCGACGATGCAGCGCATGCCTTTGTCGATGAGCTGCGGGTTCAGGGCCGATACCTGAAGGACGTGTACTGATGGATATCGAAGTGAACCCCAACGAGATCATCAAGACCAACAGTCGCGGTCTGCGCGGCACGCTCAAAGAGAGTCTGGCCGATGAAGTGAGCGGTGCGCTGGCACCGGCGGACGCACAGATCAGCAAGTTTCACGGTTTCTACGAGCAGGACGACCGCGACGTGCGACGCGAGCGTCAGGTTCAGTTCCTCGAGCCTTACTACAGTTTCATGTTGCGCGCGCGTTTGCCCGGCGGTGTCTGCTCGGCGCAGCAGTGGCTGGCGATCGACGAAGTCGGTCGCGAGCTGGGCAACGGCAGTATCCGTCTGACCACGCGACAGACCTTCCAGTACCACGGGATTCTCAAAAAGAATCTCAAGCCGCTGATAAAACGTATCAACCAGGCGATGATCGATTCGATCGGTGGCTGCGGCGACATTAATCGCAACGTGCTGTGCAACCCGAACCCGGAGCAGTCGGCGTTGCACCAGACGGTGTACGGTTGGGCGCGCCGGATCAGCGAGCATCTCTTGCCGAGAACGCGGGCCTATCACGAGATCTGGCTGGACGGCGAAATCCAGTCGGGCGGTGAAGACGAATCGATCTACGGGAACACCTATCTGCCACGCAAGTTCAAGACGGCTGTTGCGGTACCGCCGCACAACGATGTCGATGTGTACACCAATGATCTCGGTTTTATCGCCATCGCCGAGGGCGACGAGCTGGTCGGCTTCAATGTTGTCGCCGGCGGTGGAATGGGTGTTACGCACGACGATCCCAGCACCTATCCGCGTCTGGCAGACGAACTCGGTTTTGTCAGTCCCGAAGACGTGATTGCCGTTGCCGAGGCGGTCGTAACAACCCAGCGTGATTTCGGTAACCGGGTGAGTCGACGTCATGCGCGCTTGAAATACACCATCGATCGCATGGGGCTTGATGACTTCGTGGCGCAGGTGGAAATGCGCAGCGGTGTTCGCTTCAGGCCGTCACGCCCTGTGACCTTTACCAGCCAGGGCGATCGTTTCGGTTGGGCTGCCGACGCCGACGGAAGCTGGTACCTCACGCTGTTTATCGAGAATGGCCGGGTGGTCGATGCAGAGCAATCGCAGTTGATGAGCGGTCTGCGCAAGATTGCCCAGGTACACACGGGCGAGTTTCGTATCACGCCCAGCCAGAACCTGATCATTGCCGGCGTAGATGCTGCCGACAAGGTGGCTATCAGTACCCTGGCGCGCGAGCATGGTCTGCTCACGGATGGACCCAGCCCAACGCGATTGGAGAGCATCGCCTGCGTGGCCTTGCCGACTTGTCCGCAGGCAATGGCGGAAGGCGAGCGTTACTTCCCCGCGTTTATCGATGCGATCGACGAGATGGCACGGCGCAAAGGGATTGAACGGCAGCCGATCGTGATCCGCATGACCGGTTGCCCGAACGGTTGTGCGCGGCCCTATGTCGCCGAGATCGGCCTGGTCGGCAAAGGCCCGGGGCGCTACAACCTGCTGATCGGCGGTGATGGCGTCGGCATGCGCATAGCCCGCTTGTACCGTAAGAATTTGAATGAAGCTGAATTGCTGAACACGATCGGCGAGCTGTTCGAGCGGTACGCAGCCGAAGGCTCGCCCGAAGAGCGGTTTGGTGACTTCACGGTCAGAGCCGGGATTGTGCAGCCGTTGCACAATCCGGCGGAGGGCTTTCATGAACCTGCTTGAAATCCCCCATCGTGAACTGCTCGGCGACGCGCGCCGCCTGGATGAATTGAACGGCCACCTGGAGAAGCTCAATGCCCAACAGCGTATTGAATGGGCGATGCAGCGGCTACCCGGCAATCATGTATTGACGTCGAGTTTCGGTATCCAGGCGGCGTTGATGCTGCACATGGTCACCCGGGTCGCGCCGAACATCCCGGTGGTTCTGGTCGATACCGGTTATCTGTTTCCTGAGACCTATCGTTTCGTCGATGAGCTTACCGAGCGACTACAGCTCAACCTGCACATCTACCGCGCGCCGGTCTCGCCTGCGTGGCAGGAAACCCGCTACGGCAGATTGTGGGAACAGGGCACGGCCGGTCTCGAACACTACAACCGAATCAACAAGGTCGAACCTCTAAAGCAGGCGCTGCACGACCTCGACGTTCAGACATGGTTCGCCGGACTGCGACGCGTGCAGGCCGACAGTCGCGAACAGTTGCCGGTGCTGCGTGCACAGGAAGCGCGCTTCAAGGTGCACCCGGTGATCGATTGGAATAACCGCGATCTCTATCGCTATCTGCGCAAGCACGGCCTGCCGTATCACCCGCTGTGGGAAGCCGGTTATGAATCGGTCGGCGATTGGCACACCAGTCAGCCCCTGCAGCCCGGCATGCGCCCGGAAGACACCCGCTTTTTCGGCCTGAAAAGGGAATGCGGTATTCACGATTGAGTTTGATTGACGTGGTTCAAGGCGATGCCCGGCGACCATCGAGTGAAATAAACAGGAAGCGAAAAATATGAGCAATAACGTTGTATGGCACAAACATGTCGTGGACCAGGAGGTTCGCGCCGAGCAGAAATCCCAGCGCCCGCTGGTGATCTGGTTTACCGGGCTGAGTGCGTCCGGTAAATCCACCATAGCCGGTGCGCTGGAACAGATCCTGACGCACCAGGGTTATCACACCTACCTGCTCGACGGTGACAATGTGCGTCACGGCCTGTGCAGCGATCTGCACTTCAGCGACGCCGACCGCAAGGAGAACATCCGACGGGTCGGCGAGGTCGCCAAGCTGATGGCCGATGCCGGTCTGATCACCCTGGCTGCATTCATTTCACCGTTCCGCGCCGACCGCCGCCTGGTGCGCGAGATCCTGCCCGAGCACCAGTTCGTCGAGGTGTTCGTCGATGCGCCGCTGGACACCTGCCGCGATCGCGACCCCAAGGGGCTGTACGCGAAGGCG
This window encodes:
- a CDS encoding phosphoadenylyl-sulfate reductase, giving the protein MNLLEIPHRELLGDARRLDELNGHLEKLNAQQRIEWAMQRLPGNHVLTSSFGIQAALMLHMVTRVAPNIPVVLVDTGYLFPETYRFVDELTERLQLNLHIYRAPVSPAWQETRYGRLWEQGTAGLEHYNRINKVEPLKQALHDLDVQTWFAGLRRVQADSREQLPVLRAQEARFKVHPVIDWNNRDLYRYLRKHGLPYHPLWEAGYESVGDWHTSQPLQPGMRPEDTRFFGLKRECGIHD
- a CDS encoding assimilatory sulfite reductase (NADPH) flavoprotein subunit — encoded protein: MSTAVQVQASQPIGLLDEPQLSRLAQAIADLSSEQLLWASGYLAALSNPANVAQPIAQSRLTILYASQTGNARGVAERLADGAAERGLQARLVSVEDYRPRELLKEQLLYVVISTQGEGEPPESAFELFRYLNVGKAPDLSGLQYAIFGLGDSSYEFFCQAAKDLDERFAALGATAVAERVDADVDYDNAAQSWRTQVLQEAERQVPTADARVVPLQAVRTTPRHDRGHPYVAEVVENRRITTHDALSSVHHIALDIDASAVSYQPGDALGVYFNNAPALVERVIAAGGLTASHAVQVDDATMPIEDALYRHLELTQLHPSVIKAWAALAGGESLQRLCADGQGLRDYAASHQVIDLLTEHPAGIDAQQLVDALQALQPRLYSIASSQDLYPDEVHLTVAKLSYEIGGEPRLGGASGYLTERLSTGEALPVYVAQNTAFRLPDDPDVPVIMIGAGTGIAPFRAFLQQREANGVNGRQWLVFGNRHFHRDFLYQTDWLAHRKAGRLDRISLAFSRDSDDRPYVQRRLLDEGKEVYRWLDDGARIYVCGGLAMEKAVQASLAEIAQTHGGLGDDAAHAFVDELRVQGRYLKDVY
- the cysI gene encoding assimilatory sulfite reductase (NADPH) hemoprotein subunit, with product MDIEVNPNEIIKTNSRGLRGTLKESLADEVSGALAPADAQISKFHGFYEQDDRDVRRERQVQFLEPYYSFMLRARLPGGVCSAQQWLAIDEVGRELGNGSIRLTTRQTFQYHGILKKNLKPLIKRINQAMIDSIGGCGDINRNVLCNPNPEQSALHQTVYGWARRISEHLLPRTRAYHEIWLDGEIQSGGEDESIYGNTYLPRKFKTAVAVPPHNDVDVYTNDLGFIAIAEGDELVGFNVVAGGGMGVTHDDPSTYPRLADELGFVSPEDVIAVAEAVVTTQRDFGNRVSRRHARLKYTIDRMGLDDFVAQVEMRSGVRFRPSRPVTFTSQGDRFGWAADADGSWYLTLFIENGRVVDAEQSQLMSGLRKIAQVHTGEFRITPSQNLIIAGVDAADKVAISTLAREHGLLTDGPSPTRLESIACVALPTCPQAMAEGERYFPAFIDAIDEMARRKGIERQPIVIRMTGCPNGCARPYVAEIGLVGKGPGRYNLLIGGDGVGMRIARLYRKNLNEAELLNTIGELFERYAAEGSPEERFGDFTVRAGIVQPLHNPAEGFHEPA
- the cysC gene encoding adenylyl-sulfate kinase, with amino-acid sequence MSNNVVWHKHVVDQEVRAEQKSQRPLVIWFTGLSASGKSTIAGALEQILTHQGYHTYLLDGDNVRHGLCSDLHFSDADRKENIRRVGEVAKLMADAGLITLAAFISPFRADRRLVREILPEHQFVEVFVDAPLDTCRDRDPKGLYAKADAGEIKQFTGIDSPYEEPENAEVHIRAGDVTVAEAVNQLLAYLHEVDVLRAGYEPIQQEA